From one Lysobacterales bacterium genomic stretch:
- a CDS encoding sigma 54-interacting transcriptional regulator, with product MAIRLIARIGVRELRHVLVAGEALLGTDPDCDFVLGEPTVSRRHARVVLADEGDGESVTVLDLDSRNGVEVDGRRVVEAQGLRPGRHFRLGDVEVRIESAAAGDARIAAPAMAREHAPAPPAADTIATGPLQGFLVSALPELLGLAAAGTSQSELASRAAIALVAHGCPSVQIRRARSGVLARAGENVDGACSCRRDALVILFATSDRHGEASLRPMVELVADLLELALRSARQPAQAVEARPAQEAAPSPASVDPVLRDLYRQAAVVARSRLTVLIEGESGTGKELFARYLHAAAGLAADRFVALNCAALPRDLLDAELFGIEAGVATGVSARAGRFEQAHDGSLFLDEIADMAPDTQARLLRVLQEGVVYRIGGDRPRPARARVISACNRPLSSLVAAGQFRLDLYHRITDWSARLPPLRERAGDIAMLAGHFLERECRQRGISHAGISRAALDALENHDWPGNVRELEREMMRIGLFLNDGEVVDSGLLRPELRSTLGSDDGDGRLDQQLAGYERRLIRTALAACEGNVVRAAERLGIGKSTLYRRLAALGIES from the coding sequence ATGGCCATTCGGCTGATCGCCCGGATCGGGGTCCGCGAGCTTCGCCACGTCCTGGTCGCCGGCGAGGCCTTGCTCGGCACCGATCCGGACTGCGACTTCGTCCTGGGCGAACCCACGGTCTCGCGCCGCCATGCCCGCGTGGTGCTGGCCGACGAGGGCGACGGCGAGAGCGTGACGGTGCTCGACCTTGATTCCCGCAACGGTGTCGAGGTCGATGGTCGACGCGTCGTCGAAGCGCAGGGGCTGCGGCCCGGCCGACACTTTCGCCTGGGCGACGTCGAGGTCCGCATCGAAAGCGCCGCCGCCGGCGATGCACGGATCGCCGCGCCGGCCATGGCACGCGAACACGCCCCGGCGCCGCCTGCGGCCGACACCATCGCCACCGGACCGCTGCAGGGCTTCCTGGTCTCCGCCCTGCCGGAACTGCTCGGCCTGGCCGCGGCCGGAACCTCGCAGAGCGAACTGGCCTCGCGGGCAGCGATCGCCCTGGTCGCGCACGGCTGCCCGTCAGTGCAGATCCGGCGCGCCCGGTCCGGCGTGCTGGCGCGCGCCGGAGAGAACGTTGACGGCGCATGCAGCTGCCGGCGCGACGCGCTGGTCATCCTTTTCGCCACCTCGGACCGACATGGCGAAGCAAGCCTCCGGCCCATGGTCGAACTCGTCGCCGACCTGCTGGAGCTGGCGCTTCGCTCCGCACGACAGCCGGCGCAGGCGGTCGAGGCCCGGCCCGCCCAGGAAGCGGCACCGTCGCCGGCCAGCGTCGATCCGGTGCTGCGCGACCTGTACCGGCAGGCGGCCGTCGTCGCACGCTCGCGGCTCACGGTGCTGATCGAGGGAGAATCCGGCACCGGCAAGGAGCTGTTCGCGCGCTACCTGCACGCGGCGGCGGGGCTTGCCGCGGACCGCTTCGTCGCCCTCAACTGCGCCGCTCTGCCACGCGATCTCCTGGATGCCGAGCTGTTCGGCATCGAAGCCGGCGTCGCCACCGGCGTCAGCGCCCGCGCCGGCCGATTCGAACAGGCGCACGACGGCAGCTTGTTCCTCGATGAGATCGCCGACATGGCACCCGACACCCAGGCGCGCCTGCTGCGGGTGCTCCAGGAAGGCGTGGTCTACCGCATCGGTGGAGACAGGCCGCGCCCGGCCCGCGCTCGCGTCATCTCGGCGTGCAATCGCCCGCTCTCGTCCCTGGTCGCAGCCGGCCAGTTCCGTCTGGACCTGTACCACCGGATCACCGACTGGTCGGCGCGGCTGCCGCCGCTGCGCGAACGCGCCGGCGACATCGCCATGCTGGCTGGCCATTTCCTGGAGCGCGAATGCCGGCAGCGCGGCATCAGCCATGCCGGCATCTCGCGCGCCGCGCTGGATGCGTTGGAAAACCATGACTGGCCGGGCAACGTCCGCGAGCTGGAGCGGGAAATGATGCGGATCGGCCTGTTCCTGAACGACGGCGAGGTGGTCGACAGCGGCCTGTTGCGTCCCGAGCTGCGCAGCACCCTGGGCAGCGACGACGGCGACGGCCGGCTCGATCAGCAACTGGCGGGATACGAACGGCGCCTGATACGCACCGCGCTGGCGGCCTGCGAGGGCAATGTCGTGCGCGCAGCCGAACGACTGGGCATCGGGAAATCGACGCTGTACCGGCGCCTGGCCGCGCTCGGCATCGAGTCCTGA